Proteins encoded in a region of the Corvus hawaiiensis isolate bCorHaw1 chromosome 18, bCorHaw1.pri.cur, whole genome shotgun sequence genome:
- the LOC125335499 gene encoding ATPase MORC2-like: MKPPSPEYQAPDTQQEEEVVVAEPSTSDCVRIEPDTTGPSSSQETVDLLVQILRNCLRYFLPPNFPISKNELSSMSSEGLLAFPLKEYFKQYEVGLQNLCNSYQTRADARAKACEENLRNSERKLKETEEKLQKLRTNIMALLQKVQEDIDINTDDELDAYIEDLIMKGD; the protein is encoded by the exons ATGAAGCCTCCCTCTCCTGAGTACCAGGCTCCAGACacacagcaggaagaggaggtggTTGTGGCTGAACCTTCTACCTCGGATTGCGTCAGAATCGAGCCTGACACCACCggtcccagcagcagccaagaaACAGTTGACTTGCTAGTCCAGATCCTTCG GAATTGTTTGCGATACTTCTTGCCTCCAAATTTTCCAATCTCCAAAAATGAGCTGAGTTCCATGAGCTCAGAAGGGTTGTTGGCATTTCCCTTG AAAGAATATTTCAAGCAATATGAGGTGGGTCTGCAGAACCTGTGCAATTCATATCAGACACGTGCCGATGCCCGGGCCAAAGCCTGCGAGGAAAACCTCCGGAACTCAGAGAGGAAGCTGAAGGAAACAGAGGAGAAACTGCAGAAGTTGAGGACTAATATCATGGCCCTTCTGCAGAAAGTGCAGGAG GACATTGATATTAATACAGATGATGAACTGGATGCATATATTGAGGACTTGATCATGAAAGGAGACTGA